One Hippoglossus stenolepis isolate QCI-W04-F060 chromosome 9, HSTE1.2, whole genome shotgun sequence genomic region harbors:
- the bag4 gene encoding BAG family molecular chaperone regulator 4, whose amino-acid sequence MPHHQTQSDLKSGWPSTSNSGNHNWNNTMDAPQYPGYPSHYWYPQSHSTGHYANAYPSGSEVQPQYNQQVMPGGYPNGHGVYSPATGQYSTSGFHPSNPFYCADPQRPAPSPYPSQGCPGEQGSGPSGQPHSQHQHHHYPGPHCQGTPGYPPGPYPHYTEGGHAMPPNPPYPTGQSLHPSSQAEAWGHAGAYGHSQPQWQPGQQPPQNHYGSHVRPSHPPAWPGTGTGAPPPYQPKDQLHQRAPQVGPKPRPTPSLNPPNGKPAEISSPPQMYNKTGRGEPNPSQGDPPPPAPAQAPGPAGLQPLSDNPGLAKVHQIMARVLLLQEDVDEFVGKKTDRNYRYLEELLTKELLDLDSVETQGQENVRQYRREAVQRIQAILDQLEKKAF is encoded by the exons GACGCTCCTCAGTACCCAGGCTACCCATCACACTACTGGTATCCTCAGTCTCACTCCACAGGACACTATGCAAACGCCTATCCATCGGGATCAGAGGTTCAGCCACAGTACAACCAACAG GTGATGCCTGGAGGTTATCCAAACGGCCATGGTGTCTACAGCCCAGCGACGGGTCAGTATTCAACAAGTGGTTTCCACCCATCCAACCCTTTCTACTGTGCTGACCCTCAGAGACCGGCTCCAAGTCCTTATCCTAGCCAGGGCTGTCCAGGCGAGCAGGGCAGTGGGCCGTCTGGGCAGCCACACTCTCAACACCAACATCATCACTATCCTGGTCCACACTGTCAAGGG aCACCTGGATATCCTCCTGGACCGTACCCGCACTATACTGAAGGTGGACATGCAATGCCTCCAAACCCCCCATATCCCACCGGCCAGTCTCTCCATCCCAGTTCTCAGGCTGAAGCATGGGGACACGCTGGTGCGTATGGACACTCGCAGCCGCAATGGCAGCCAGGCCAGCAGCCTCCACAAAACCACTACGGAAGTCATGTCCGTCCTTCACATCCTCCAGCATGGCCGGGGACTGGAACAGGCGCTCCACCACCATACCAACCCAAG GACCAACTGCACCAGCGGGCTCCACAAGTGGGACCTAAACCCAGGCCAACCCCATCCCTCAATCCCCCCAACGGAAAGCCTGCAGAAATAAGTTCACCTCCTCAAATGTACAACAAAACAGGGAGAGGTGAACCTAATCCTTCACAAGgtgaccccccaccccctgcccCGGCACAGGCTCCAGGCCCAGCTGGACTTCAGCCCCTGAGTGACAACCCTGGCCTTGCTAAGGTCCACCAGATCATGGCCAgggtgctgctgcttcaggaagACGTTGATGAGTTTGTCGGtaaaaagacagacaggaatTACCGGTATCTGGAGGAACTGCTGACCAAAGAGCTGCTGGACCTGGACTCTGTGGAGACTCAGGGACAGGAGAATGTCCGGCAATACCGAAGGGAGGCTGTACAGAGGATCCAGGCCATTCTGGACCAGCTAGAGAAGAAGGCCTTCTGA